The following is a genomic window from Caldicellulosiruptor danielii.
ATTACTTGATTTTCTAAGAACGAGAAAAGAGCATGAACTGAGGCTTGATTTGGGATTTTTGAGGGAATTGGGTGAAGTATGTAAAAACACTCGTGTTAGAATAATTGCAGGTGTTCAGGAGTCGTTGTTTGACAGTTCAAGTTTTTCTTATGTTTCAGATAAGATAATGCAGGTGAAAGACAGATTTGAGAATATAATAATCAAAAAAGAAGATATTGCATATGTAGTATCTCAAAGATTGCTCAAAAAAAGTGATACTCAGAAAGCCTTTATTCGAGAACATCTAAAAAAATTTAGTAATCTATACAAGAATATGGGTGATAGACTTGAAGAATATGTAGAGCTTTATCCCATACATCCTTCTTACATAGATGTATTTCAAAAGGTACTTATTGCTGAGCAAAGAGAAATTTTAAAAACAATCAGTCGAACAATTTCAAAATTGTTAGATGAAGAGATTCCTGAAGATGATACAGGAATAATTTCTTATGATTCTTATTGGGACTTTATAAAAGAAATGCCAGCTGCAAGAGCCCATCCTGACGTAAGACAGGTTATTGATGCAAGTAGTGTTCTGGAAAATATAATTAACAACTCTTTTCCCAAGAAAGTTTACAAAAATTATGCAATTAAAATAATAAAAGCCCTTAGTGTTTACAGACTTGCTACTGGTGACATACATGTACCGCTGGGATTGACTATTGAAAATATCAAAGATGATTTGTGTTTTAATATACCTGATTTACCAGAGAAAGAAGAGGATTTTTTGATTACCACTATTGAGTCTATAATGAAAGAGATATTAAAGACTGTTGATAACAAGTTCATTTCATTTAACAAAGAAAATAACCAATATTATTTAGATGTTGCCAAAGTAGGCATTGATTATTTGGCAAAGATTGAGGAAAAGGCTGAGCTAATAGACGACGATATAGTGAACAGACATTTCTACAATATAATATTGAGGCTCCTGAATTGGGAAGAGAAAGCTGCAACCCCTTACGTTAAGGGACATCGAATATGGGAGTATGACCTTATTTGGGAAGATAAAAACATAGAGAGGCACGGCTATTTATTTTTAGGGACACCGAATGAAAGACCTACTGCACAGCCACCAAGAGATTTTTATATCTATTTTACAAGACTTTATGAATTTAATGACTGGGAAGATAATAAAAAAGATGATGAAGTTTTTTTCAGTTTTGCCTTGGATGATGATACACTGATAACAAAACTAAAAATGTATGCTGCAGCCCATGAACTATCTGAAGGTGTTGATACTTCAAGCAAAAGTTCGTATCTAAAATGGGCAACCAAGTTTGAAAAAGAAATATTGGAAATTATAAATAACAACAAAAATACCTGTTTTAATGTCACCTATAAAGGTGAAACAAAATCAATGTTTGAAGTATTGCAAGGGAGAGTTCCCAGCAACAAGACAATTAAAGAGCTTGTTGATAAGGCTGCTTCTATTTGTCTTTCACAGCATTTCAGCAAACTTTACCCACTATATCCGAAGTTCAGTATAACAATTACAAGAAATAATTTAAGTGAACTTACAAAACAAGTCCTCAACTACATTGCTGGCAAAAAAACAGATACTGCTGCGAAAATCTTAGATGCTTTTGGCTTAATTGAAAATGAAAGAATTTCCACAAAGAGATCTATATATGCAAAATATTTTGCGGATTTAGTTGCGAAGTTGCCACCAGGTAAAGTGATAAATAGAAATGAGATATTTGAAAAGTGGTATAGTGAGGAAGAAGTGGACAAAAATTTTAAATTTGAACCAAACTTTGTTGTTATGATTTTAGCTGCACTTATATACACTGGTGATATTGTTTTAATTGGTGAACAGGGTAAAGAGTACAATGCTGGTAATCTTGACGAGCTTGCATCTACCAATCTTGTGAATTTAATAAACTTTAAGTATATTACAAGACCAAAGGAGATTCCTATTAAAGTACTTGAAAGACTATTTGAGCTATTAGACCTTCCACCAGGACAGATAAAGAATTCCTCGCAGATGGAACAGGGTATTGCTAATATGCAAAGTAAAGTAGAGAATTTAATTAAAAACACTATTCAGATTTCAGAAAGAATAACCAATAACATTTTGATATGGGACAGAGAAGTTTTCACAGAGAGTGAAAAGAGAAAGTTCAGGGAAGATTTGAGTAATTTTAAGAATTTTTTAGATAGTTTAAAAAGATATAATACCATTGCAAGACTGAAAACATTTAATTTTTCAAAGGATGAGATAGAAGAAAAATTTAAAGCATTGAAAGTGATTGAAAAAGTAAAAAAAGTACTTGATTTTAAGGAGCAAGTTGATGATGTTATAAACTATCTCAAGAATGCTGAGCTGGTTACTGATTCGGAGGAAATTAAGAAAATGATTCAAGATATGAAGGATGAATTAAACAATATATTGCAAGATATAGATAAATTAAATGATTTTATAATAAAAGACTTTAAGAACAAATTAGAAATGGTTAAAGAAGCATATATTCAATCTTATTTTGAGAGACATAGAAAATGCAGATTAGATATAAATGGCGATGAGAAAAAGAAGAAGATACTTTCAAGCAAAGAGCTTAGTAACTTGAGAAAATTAAAAAGTATAAAAGACATTTTCAGCATTCAAAAGTTTGAAGAAATTGAAAAGAAATTAAGTTCAATAAAGACATGTTTTAACTTAATAGAAGAAGATTTAAAAAATCAACCAGTATGTCCGCATTGTGGGTTTAAACCTAATAGTGAGGAAGGAATGTCTGCAAGTATGCTATTAGAAAAGGTTGAAGATGATATATATACTATGATTGATGAGACAAAAAACAAGATTTTAAAAGCTCTTGAAGACAAGGTTGTTAGCGAGAATATAAAGCTTTTGAAGGAACAAGAAAGAAAGGAAATAGAGAAATTCCTTGAGAAAAGAGAATTTGATGAGGATATTTCATATAATTTCATTGCTGGAATTAACAATCTGATGGAAGGTTTTGATAAAATAGAATTTGATGTGAATCAGTTGAAGAATTATATCTCTAAGAAAGGTCCTATGACAGTTGATGAATTTAAAGATACAATAGAAAAGTTTATTGAAACAATGATAAAAGGAAAAACAAAAGACAAAATACGAATTATCGTAAATTGATGGAGGAGTTTGAGATGGAGCTTACAAAAGAGATTCTTGATAGTGTTCGAAACATTGAAGGTTTTCCAATTGCAGATGATGAAGATATAATAAGACTTTCTGACCCGCCGTATTATACAGCTTGTCCAAATCCCTTTATAAAAGACTTTATTGAAAAATACGGGAAAAAATATGACGAAAAAACAGATGATTATAATGTTGAACCATATACTGCAGATATCTCTGAGGGGAAAAACGATCCTATATACAATGCTCATTCTTACCATACAAAAGTTCCTTATAAGGCAATTATGAGATATATTTTACATTACACAAAACCTGGTGATATTGTTTTTGATGGATTTTGTGGGTCGGGCATGACAGGTGTAGCAGCGGCAATGTGCGAAAGTCCCGACCCAGAGTTTAAATTTGTTTTAGAAAAAGAATTTGAACAAAGGGGTAAGAAAATAGAGTGGGGTGCAAGAAGGGCAATTTTATGTGATTTATCACCGGCAGCTACTTTTATAGCTTATAACTACAACAATCCTGTTGATCCCGAGGAATTTGAGAAAGAAGCAAAAAGGATTCTGGAAGAAGTTGAAAAAGAATGTGGCTGGATGTATGAAACCATACATGTTAACAAATACGGAAAGCCAGAGACTGGGTTTGGTGGAGAGATTATAAAAGGTAAAATAAATTATACAGTTTGGTCTGATGTCTTCATTTGCCCAAGTTGTGGGCAGGAGATTGTGTTTTGGGATGTGGCGGTTGATAAAGAAAATGGTGAGGTTTTAGATAGTTTCAATTGTCCATTTTGCAATGCTTTGCTGAAAAAGACTATTTTGGAAAGGGCAACAGTGACCGTTTATGATAGAGCACTAAAAGAGTATATAGTTCAGGCAAAACAGGTTCCTGTTTTGATAAATTATTCAGTAAACGGCAGGCGGTTTGAAAAAAAGCCTGATAAGTTTGACCTCGAGCTATTACAAAAAATAGAAGAGATGGATATTCCGTATTGGTATCCTACTGATAGAATGCCTGAGGGTGATGAGTCAAGGAGAAACGATAAGTATGGCATAACTCATGTTCATCATTTTTATACAAAGAGGAATTTGTGGGTTTTGAGTTGTTTGTATGATAAGGTAAAAAAAAACAGACGTTTACTATTTGTTTTTACAGCTGTTAATCCAAGATTAGCTACAAAAATGTCAGTTTATAGGGTTGGTAAGGGAAAAAGCAATTTAACGAGTGGGACATTATATGTTCCATCTTTTAATAGTGATTACAATTTAATCGAAAGTTTTACAACAAAAATTAAATCAATAAAAAATGTGTTTAAATCTTTGAATGGAAATGTAGGCAATGTTATATCTACCAATTCAATGCTTGATTTACGATTTTTACCATCAAACTCAATTGACTACATCTTCACTGACCCTCCCTATGGAGATAACCTTATGTATTCAGAGTTAAACTTTATTTGGGAGGCATGGCTGAGAGTATTTACCAACAATAAAACAGAGGCAATAATAAACAAAGTGCAGAGAAAAGGTCTTTCTGAATACCAAGAATTAATGGAACAGTGCTTCAAAGAAATGTATAGAATACTTAAACCTGGTAGATGGATAACAGTTGAGTTCCACAATACTAAAAATGCTGTATGGAATGCCATCCAAGAAGCTATGTTAAGAGCAGGATTTGTTATTGCTAATGTCAGAGCACTTGATAAAAAACAGGGCAGTTTTAAACAAGTCACAACAACTACAGCTACAAAACAGGATTTAATAATCTCTGCATATAAACCAAAAGAAAGTTTTGAAAAGAAGTTCTATTTAGAAGTAGGAACAGAAGAAGGTGTTTGGGAATTTGTAAGACAGCATCTTGAGAAGCTTCCTGTTGTGGTTGAAAATAATGGAGTTTTGGAATATATCCCTGAAAGGCAAGCTTATTTGTTATACGATGCAATGGTTGCTTATCATGTTCAAAGAGGTCTGAGCATTCCAATGGGAGCAGCCGAGTTTTATAAGGGCTTAAAAGAAAGATTTATAGAAAGGGATGGAATGTACTTTCTTCCAAGCCAGGCTCCTAAATATGAAGAAAAAAGATACAGGCTTGAGCTAAAAAAGCAGCTTTCATTTGTTATTGTTGATGAGAAAAGTGCCATTCAATGGATAAGAAACGAGCTTGAAAAACAACCACAGACTTATCAAGAACTACAACCAAAGTTTTTGAAGGCAAAGCATGAGTTCAAGCATGAAAAGTTACCGGAGCTTTTGCAATTACTTGAAGAAAACTTCTTACAAGATAAAAATGGTAAATGGTATGTGCCTGATGTTAATAAGCAATCAGATCTTGAAAAGCTGAGAACTAAAAATCTTTTGAGGGAATTTGAAGGATACTTAAGTGTCAAGGGCAAGTTGAAAGTATTCAGGACAGAAGCAATAAGAGCCGGATTTAAGGATTTATGGCAAAAGAAAGATTATAAAACAATTGTAAAGGTGGCTGAAAAACTTCCAGAGTCAGTTTTACAAGAAGATACAGTTCTTTTGATGTATTATGACAATGCTCTGACAAGATTAGGTGAATAGGCAATGATGGAGAAAGATCATTTTGTTTATGTAAAAAGTCTAAAAAAGTATGCAAAAGTTTTGGATATAAAAGAATTATGGGGTTATAAAATATATGTGGTTTTAGATACATCTTCTAATGTGGTTTACGAAGTAACTGATATAGACATAGAAGAGGATGTAAAATTTAATGTGTATGAATTCAAGTATATTTTGAATGCTGCTAAGCTAAAAAATATAATCTCTGGCGGGATACTGTCACCCTTGAGTGGCAGTATTCTGCCATTACCTCATCAGATTTATACTCTGAAAAGAGCTTTGTCCAGCGATAAAGTGAGATTTGTTTTGGCTGATGAGGTGGGGCTTGGTAAAACTATTGAAGCAGGACTAATAATGAAGGAATTGAAACTAAGAGGACTTATAAAAAGAATTCTTATCTTGGCTCCCAAAGGGCTTATATTGCAGTGGCAGGAGGAGATGAAAGAAAAATTTTCCGAGGACTTCAGAATAATCCTACCCCAAGATTTAGATGTTTTAAAGAGAGTATACGATAAAGAAAATATCTGGACCATTTTTGACCAAGTAATATCCTCACATGATTCAGTAAAGCCAATTGAAGGCAGAGCCGGTTGGACAGCTGAGAAAATAGAAGAGGTTAATACTCAAAGATTTTTAAATTTGATTAATGCCAATTGGGATTTAATTGTGATTGACGAGGCACACAGACTTGCTGGAGCAACTTCTAATGTAGCAAGATATAAGCTCGGTAAGGCATTGGCTGTAGCAAGTCCTTACCTTTTGTTGTTAACAGCTACACCTCATCAAGGAAAAAGTGATTCTTTTTTAAGATTAATGAGATTCATAGACCAGTATGCTTTTCCAACAGAAAAAGCTATAACTAAGGAGCAAGTCGCGCCTTTCATCATAAGAACCGAAAAAAGAGAGGCTATTGATTTTAATGGTAATAAGCTTTTTAAAAATAGATATACAAAACTTATAAGTATTAGATGGCAAGAGAAACATAGTTTGCAAAAATTGTTATACAAAAAGGTAACCGAATATGTTGCAAAGGGTTATAATCAAGCAGTTAAAGAGAAAAAAACTTACATTGGATTTTTGCTTATTTTGATGCAAAGGCTTGTAACAAGCAGCACAAGAGCAATAAAAGATTATATTGAAAGGCGAATTAAAATTTTAGAAAATCAGGAGTTCCTGAATAAAGATATTGATTTTGAAGAAATTTATGATGAGGCTATGGAATATGCCAAGCAGTCATTACTTCAAACTGTAAGTTTTAATATCAAAAAAGAGATAACACAACTAAAAGAGATACTCTCAGTCGCAAACCAAGCAGAGGCACAATTTATAGATGCAAAAGCAGAAGCATTGTTGGATTTAATATTTAAAATCAGGATGGAGCAAAAGGATTCAAAGTTTCTGATATTTACTGAGTTTATTGAAACTCAGGAATACTTATATGATATTTTGACAAATCAGGGGTATAACGTTGTTAAATTAAATGGTTCAATGAATATAGAGGAAAGAAAAGAAATATTGTCAAAATTTAAAGAAAATGCAGATATTTTAATTTCAACTGATGCAGGGGGAGAGGGAATAAATCTTCAGTTTTGCAATATAGTCATAAACTATGATATGCCATGGAATCCTATGAAGATAGAACAACGAATAGGACGTGTTGATAGAATTGGACAACAAAAAGATGTATTTGTGTTTAATTTTGTTCTTGAAGATACTGTTGAGAATAGAGTAAGAGAAATTTTAGAAGAAAAATTGAGGGTAATATTTCAGGAATTTGGAGTTGACAAAATGGGTGATATACTTGATAGTTTTGAGGCGGGCATAGATTTTACAGAAGTATATATTAAGTCCATATCAAATCCTTCTAATTTGGAAAGATATGTTTATTCTATTGAGAATAAGATAAGAGAAAAGACAGAAATTTTACATAAAATGAAGGATATTCTTAAGGATGAAAAAGTTCTAAGTGTAAATCTGCTTGCAGAATTGCCTTCAGACAAAGTTGACGAGTATATACGAAAGATGTATCTATATAAAGAAATCTCATTAGGTAATGAAGCAGATATTTTAAATATTTCCGAGGAAACTCTTAGTTTAGAAAATGATAAAATAAAGGAATTATTAAATATTCCGGAATATCCTATTTCAAAAAGAATACCAGTTGTTAAACTGGAAAGTAACACAATTTACGAAAAAGGTTATTGGTCATTATGGGAAGTTGGCATAAAAAACACTCAGAGATATTGCAAAGTATTTCCAGTATTTATTAACTTAGAGGGTGACTATAGACCCGGCACATCTAAAACGGTATGGGATATTTTATTAAAAGAATCTTTTGATTTTTCTCAAGATATTGATATAGATGAAACTTTATTGGAAAAGACAAAAATTACAGCTATTGAATTAGCATATAACCATTTTAGTGAAATGAGAAAAGAATATATAGAGCAGATAAACAAAGAAATAGAAAAATTTAAGATAGCATTTTCTTTAAAAAAGAAGCTGCACTGAGTTTAGGCATTGAAAATATAAAAAGGCATAGATTACAACAGATTGAGAAGGAGGAAACCGCTGTATTTGAAAGATTATCCGCCCTTCAGGAGATAATACCTTACTTAAAATTACTGTATATGGCGTATGTGGAGTGATATAAGCATGATAGAAGATGCAATATGGGAAAAAATAAATTCGAATTTATACGATTTTTTATTAGTTTACGATTACGACAATCTTTTATGTGAATTTAATGTAATAACAAAGATTTTTGATGAAGGTTACGAAGTATTTTACTACAAAGATATTGAGGAATATAGGATTTTTTATGAGACAGAAATAAGATACACAGATAAAAAAGTTATTTTGATTGTTACAGAAAATGTTTATATTCCTTGGGATGTAAAGTGTGATTATCATGAGGTATTAATTAGAGTTAAAGATTTATTTTTTAATCTTGATGTTGATGTTATAAAACAGATTGATGTTGAATATTTCGATGTTATATATCAGAAGATGCAAAGTCTGAACAGAGTTTTAAACTTTGAGGAAACATGCAATTTTATTTTGAGGTACATTTACAATGTTGATATATCGGTTATAAACAATCTTCAAGACTTAATAAAACAGTTGCTGAGGCTTTACTTCAAAGGAACTGAGCTTCCTCAAGTATTGTCAGATTTTATAAAGAATAAGTTAGTGTTTTTACCCACTGAAGTTAGTTGCATTTTAAATTCGAAGAACGAGTTTTTTAAATTTTTTCAGACAGAATTTGATAAATTTGTAAGAAAAGATAAGTATGACGAAATGGATAAAGAAACTTATATTGACTTTTTGGATCCCGAAATTAGGGTTTATTTGGATGATTTAATTATGGACAACATTATAAAACTCTCCAAGCCAACTGAATTAAATAATAGCCTACCAATAAAGCAATTAGGTTTGGTATTTAACCTAAAATCTCAAGAAGAGGAATACAAACATTTAAAAAATAGACTTAAGAATTTATTATGTGAAATTAAAAGTCATAAAGACTGGTTTGAGGTGGCAGAAATATTTGGCAGAATAATAAATTTGTGCTGTATTTTAAATGATGATGAATACGAAGCATTAAGTCAAGAAATCAATGTAAAGTTTAAAGACTGGCTGCTTGAAAATTATGGTAAACTTCCCTATTTATCATATTCAAATGGACCTATTATGGTGCACCATATTCAACCATATATAATTAATCTTTTGAAGAAGGAAAATAAAAATAAAGTGGCTTTTATTTTACTTGATGGTATGTCTGAATTTAATTGGACAATAATTAAAGAGTATTTAGAAAATATGAATTTGAGAATTGAAAAGAAATCTTGTTTTGCCTGGATACCTACGATAACTTCTATTTCAAGACAATCTATATTTTCAGCAGAGCCTCCTTTGAGATTCAAAACTACTATGTTTTCAACAAATTATGATGAGAAACATTTTAAAAGGTTCTTTGTGAATAGTGGTTACAAGGAGAAAGAAATTGCTTATATTAGGAGTATAAAAACATTTGAAGAGGAAAATTTAAGGAATGCTTTAGAAGAGGATTTCAAAGTGCTTTGCGTTGTTGTAGATGTGATAGATGAGTTTGTCCATGGACAAGTTTTTAATTACAAGGGCTTACAAAATCAGATAAACTTCTATATGTCTGAAAAGTATTTACAAAAATTTTTAGAAAAACTTTTTAAAAAGAATTATGAAGTATTTATAGCTTCAGATCACGGCAATGTATTAACAGTCGGACAAGGTAATGTTAAAGAAGGAGTGTATATTGAAACTCTTTCTAATAGGGTAAAAATATATCCTAAGGATATTCCAATAGAATCTCCGCCTGGAATTAAAATCATCAAATGGGGTGGAATTGGGCTGCCTGATGAGTATAATTATGTTGTATCTGATGATAATCTATCATTTCATGATAAGGGAAGGACAATTTTGACTCATGGGGGAATATCAATAGAAGAAGTAATTGTGCCTTTTGTTAAGGTAATGCCGTCATTATAAGTAGCAGAAAGGATGAAATTTTGTGAAGGCAATAGGCTTTTTAAAACCAGTTCGAGTTGAATGGTTGAACATAACTGTTGAAGAACTTATTAAAGGAAAAGAGAAGAATGAAATCAGGGATGTGTTAAAGAGAATTGTGTCGAACTATTATAAAAGTGAGGATACAATAAGAAAAATTTTAGCAATATTAATGAGCACATGGGTAAATGTCTCAGAAAAAAATATGTGTCTAAGAGATAGGGGA
Proteins encoded in this region:
- a CDS encoding DUF6079 family protein; the protein is MRYKDVINFEPIETLIQLVDANEKEKAKNLIKTFVMSDSMAEVLCDIVIPQLQFEEFSDNKGIFVVGNYGTGKSHLMAVISAIAEDKELLDYVNNEKFKKAAEKIAGKFEVVRIEIGSVTTSLRDIILKRDIESDLKRRGIDYTFPSMNEISNNKDSIIEMMAKFEEKYPEKGYLIVIDELLDFLRTRKEHELRLDLGFLRELGEVCKNTRVRIIAGVQESLFDSSSFSYVSDKIMQVKDRFENIIIKKEDIAYVVSQRLLKKSDTQKAFIREHLKKFSNLYKNMGDRLEEYVELYPIHPSYIDVFQKVLIAEQREILKTISRTISKLLDEEIPEDDTGIISYDSYWDFIKEMPAARAHPDVRQVIDASSVLENIINNSFPKKVYKNYAIKIIKALSVYRLATGDIHVPLGLTIENIKDDLCFNIPDLPEKEEDFLITTIESIMKEILKTVDNKFISFNKENNQYYLDVAKVGIDYLAKIEEKAELIDDDIVNRHFYNIILRLLNWEEKAATPYVKGHRIWEYDLIWEDKNIERHGYLFLGTPNERPTAQPPRDFYIYFTRLYEFNDWEDNKKDDEVFFSFALDDDTLITKLKMYAAAHELSEGVDTSSKSSYLKWATKFEKEILEIINNNKNTCFNVTYKGETKSMFEVLQGRVPSNKTIKELVDKAASICLSQHFSKLYPLYPKFSITITRNNLSELTKQVLNYIAGKKTDTAAKILDAFGLIENERISTKRSIYAKYFADLVAKLPPGKVINRNEIFEKWYSEEEVDKNFKFEPNFVVMILAALIYTGDIVLIGEQGKEYNAGNLDELASTNLVNLINFKYITRPKEIPIKVLERLFELLDLPPGQIKNSSQMEQGIANMQSKVENLIKNTIQISERITNNILIWDREVFTESEKRKFREDLSNFKNFLDSLKRYNTIARLKTFNFSKDEIEEKFKALKVIEKVKKVLDFKEQVDDVINYLKNAELVTDSEEIKKMIQDMKDELNNILQDIDKLNDFIIKDFKNKLEMVKEAYIQSYFERHRKCRLDINGDEKKKKILSSKELSNLRKLKSIKDIFSIQKFEEIEKKLSSIKTCFNLIEEDLKNQPVCPHCGFKPNSEEGMSASMLLEKVEDDIYTMIDETKNKILKALEDKVVSENIKLLKEQERKEIEKFLEKREFDEDISYNFIAGINNLMEGFDKIEFDVNQLKNYISKKGPMTVDEFKDTIEKFIETMIKGKTKDKIRIIVN
- a CDS encoding DNA methyltransferase yields the protein MELTKEILDSVRNIEGFPIADDEDIIRLSDPPYYTACPNPFIKDFIEKYGKKYDEKTDDYNVEPYTADISEGKNDPIYNAHSYHTKVPYKAIMRYILHYTKPGDIVFDGFCGSGMTGVAAAMCESPDPEFKFVLEKEFEQRGKKIEWGARRAILCDLSPAATFIAYNYNNPVDPEEFEKEAKRILEEVEKECGWMYETIHVNKYGKPETGFGGEIIKGKINYTVWSDVFICPSCGQEIVFWDVAVDKENGEVLDSFNCPFCNALLKKTILERATVTVYDRALKEYIVQAKQVPVLINYSVNGRRFEKKPDKFDLELLQKIEEMDIPYWYPTDRMPEGDESRRNDKYGITHVHHFYTKRNLWVLSCLYDKVKKNRRLLFVFTAVNPRLATKMSVYRVGKGKSNLTSGTLYVPSFNSDYNLIESFTTKIKSIKNVFKSLNGNVGNVISTNSMLDLRFLPSNSIDYIFTDPPYGDNLMYSELNFIWEAWLRVFTNNKTEAIINKVQRKGLSEYQELMEQCFKEMYRILKPGRWITVEFHNTKNAVWNAIQEAMLRAGFVIANVRALDKKQGSFKQVTTTTATKQDLIISAYKPKESFEKKFYLEVGTEEGVWEFVRQHLEKLPVVVENNGVLEYIPERQAYLLYDAMVAYHVQRGLSIPMGAAEFYKGLKERFIERDGMYFLPSQAPKYEEKRYRLELKKQLSFVIVDEKSAIQWIRNELEKQPQTYQELQPKFLKAKHEFKHEKLPELLQLLEENFLQDKNGKWYVPDVNKQSDLEKLRTKNLLREFEGYLSVKGKLKVFRTEAIRAGFKDLWQKKDYKTIVKVAEKLPESVLQEDTVLLMYYDNALTRLGE
- a CDS encoding DEAD/DEAH box helicase, which encodes MEKDHFVYVKSLKKYAKVLDIKELWGYKIYVVLDTSSNVVYEVTDIDIEEDVKFNVYEFKYILNAAKLKNIISGGILSPLSGSILPLPHQIYTLKRALSSDKVRFVLADEVGLGKTIEAGLIMKELKLRGLIKRILILAPKGLILQWQEEMKEKFSEDFRIILPQDLDVLKRVYDKENIWTIFDQVISSHDSVKPIEGRAGWTAEKIEEVNTQRFLNLINANWDLIVIDEAHRLAGATSNVARYKLGKALAVASPYLLLLTATPHQGKSDSFLRLMRFIDQYAFPTEKAITKEQVAPFIIRTEKREAIDFNGNKLFKNRYTKLISIRWQEKHSLQKLLYKKVTEYVAKGYNQAVKEKKTYIGFLLILMQRLVTSSTRAIKDYIERRIKILENQEFLNKDIDFEEIYDEAMEYAKQSLLQTVSFNIKKEITQLKEILSVANQAEAQFIDAKAEALLDLIFKIRMEQKDSKFLIFTEFIETQEYLYDILTNQGYNVVKLNGSMNIEERKEILSKFKENADILISTDAGGEGINLQFCNIVINYDMPWNPMKIEQRIGRVDRIGQQKDVFVFNFVLEDTVENRVREILEEKLRVIFQEFGVDKMGDILDSFEAGIDFTEVYIKSISNPSNLERYVYSIENKIREKTEILHKMKDILKDEKVLSVNLLAELPSDKVDEYIRKMYLYKEISLGNEADILNISEETLSLENDKIKELLNIPEYPISKRIPVVKLESNTIYEKGYWSLWEVGIKNTQRYCKVFPVFINLEGDYRPGTSKTVWDILLKESFDFSQDIDIDETLLEKTKITAIELAYNHFSEMRKEYIEQINKEIEKFKIAFSLKKKLH
- the pglZ gene encoding BREX-3 system phosphatase PglZ translates to MIEDAIWEKINSNLYDFLLVYDYDNLLCEFNVITKIFDEGYEVFYYKDIEEYRIFYETEIRYTDKKVILIVTENVYIPWDVKCDYHEVLIRVKDLFFNLDVDVIKQIDVEYFDVIYQKMQSLNRVLNFEETCNFILRYIYNVDISVINNLQDLIKQLLRLYFKGTELPQVLSDFIKNKLVFLPTEVSCILNSKNEFFKFFQTEFDKFVRKDKYDEMDKETYIDFLDPEIRVYLDDLIMDNIIKLSKPTELNNSLPIKQLGLVFNLKSQEEEYKHLKNRLKNLLCEIKSHKDWFEVAEIFGRIINLCCILNDDEYEALSQEINVKFKDWLLENYGKLPYLSYSNGPIMVHHIQPYIINLLKKENKNKVAFILLDGMSEFNWTIIKEYLENMNLRIEKKSCFAWIPTITSISRQSIFSAEPPLRFKTTMFSTNYDEKHFKRFFVNSGYKEKEIAYIRSIKTFEEENLRNALEEDFKVLCVVVDVIDEFVHGQVFNYKGLQNQINFYMSEKYLQKFLEKLFKKNYEVFIASDHGNVLTVGQGNVKEGVYIETLSNRVKIYPKDIPIESPPGIKIIKWGGIGLPDEYNYVVSDDNLSFHDKGRTILTHGGISIEEVIVPFVKVMPSL